The following are encoded together in the Blautia obeum ATCC 29174 genome:
- the pfkA gene encoding 6-phosphofructokinase, translated as MAEKQIKTIGVLTSGGDAPGMNAAIRAVVRRGLSSGLNVKGIYKGYNGLLNEEIVDMTARDVSDTIERGGTILYTARCAEFRTPEGQQRGAEICKKHGIDGLVVIGGDGSFAGAQKLANLGINTIGVPGTIDLDIACTEYTIGFDTAVNTAMEAIDKVRDTSTSHERCSIIEVMGRNAGYLAMWCGIANGAEDVLIPEKYDYDEQKLINNIIASRKAGKKHHIIVNAEGIGHSEAMARRIEAATGIETRATILGHMQRGGNPTCKDRVYASMMGALAVDLLVQGKSCRVVGYRHGEFMDFDINEALAMQKDVSPYMWEVCNSLSHNYKK; from the coding sequence ATGGCAGAGAAACAGATAAAAACCATCGGTGTACTTACAAGTGGCGGTGACGCGCCGGGAATGAACGCTGCGATCCGTGCTGTTGTAAGACGAGGACTGAGCAGCGGACTGAATGTAAAAGGTATTTATAAAGGATACAATGGTCTTCTTAATGAAGAAATCGTTGATATGACTGCCAGAGACGTATCAGATACGATCGAACGCGGTGGTACAATTCTTTATACAGCAAGATGTGCAGAATTCCGTACACCGGAAGGACAGCAGCGTGGTGCAGAAATCTGTAAGAAACATGGAATCGACGGACTGGTAGTTATCGGTGGAGACGGTTCTTTTGCAGGTGCACAGAAGCTGGCAAATCTTGGAATCAATACAATCGGTGTTCCGGGAACAATTGACCTGGACATTGCCTGCACAGAGTATACAATCGGATTTGACACAGCAGTAAATACAGCAATGGAGGCAATTGATAAAGTTCGTGATACTTCCACATCTCACGAAAGATGTAGTATTATCGAGGTTATGGGACGTAATGCAGGATACCTTGCTATGTGGTGTGGTATCGCTAACGGAGCAGAGGATGTCCTGATTCCTGAGAAATATGATTATGATGAGCAGAAGCTGATCAACAACATCATCGCAAGCCGTAAAGCAGGAAAGAAACACCATATCATCGTAAATGCAGAGGGTATCGGTCATTCTGAGGCTATGGCAAGACGTATTGAAGCAGCTACAGGTATTGAGACACGTGCTACAATTCTTGGTCACATGCAGCGTGGTGGTAACCCGACATGTAAGGACCGTGTATATGCATCTATGATGGGCGCACTTGCAGTAGACCTTCTTGTACAGGGCAAATCCTGCCGAGTTGTTGGATATCGTCATGGTGAATTCATGGACTTCGATATTAACGAAGCACTTGCTATGCAGAAAGATGTATCCCCATATATGTGGGAAGTATGTAACTCTCTTTCTCATAACTACAAAAAATAA